TGCTTAATTACATTGGTGCTCGACAAATATATTTGCTTATTTTTCTGTTAGTTATATCGCACCCAAATATCGCGTAATTATGCTATTAAGCACTAGGTTATACAATTTGCGGTACCCATCAACACATGCCGGTTGGAATACCTAAGCGCAATGGGGCATCCACGGTTTCATCTGTATGAGTGCGACCTCACGGATATCGAGGGCCGCAGAGCGCTGATTGACCGTGTTAGCCCGAATGAATTCTACAATTTCGCTGCGCAAAAGTTCGTGGGCCTGGCGTTTAAAGAGCCTCTCGCGACGCCACAAATTGGCGGGATGACGGCGCTGAATTCATTAGAAACCGTTCTCGTTGTGAAAACGGCCGTTCGCTTCTGCTACGCTTCTACTTCAGAACTGTTTGGCCTGGTTCAGGAAGCACCGCAAACCGGACCCCCTTCTATCCGCGCAGCCAGTATGCAGTGGCTAAGAGCCTGTTCACGATCTTCCATCTAATTGAAAATGGGGGCTATGCGGAAGAAAAGTTATCCAAGCGACATCAGCCGAGAGCAGTTCGAACAGATCAGGAGTTTGCTGGAAGGAGTACGCAAGCAGACCAAGCCCCGTGTGGTGGATTTGTACGGAGTGTTTTGCGCGGTGCTGTACCTGCTCAGGAGCGGCTGCCAGTGGCGGATGCTGCCTGGGGAGTTTCCGAAATGGCGCACA
This portion of the Methylococcus mesophilus genome encodes:
- a CDS encoding GDP-mannose 4,6-dehydratase, with the translated sequence MGHPRFHLYECDLTDIEGRRALIDRVSPNEFYNFAAQKFVGLAFKEPLATPQIGGMTALNSLETVLVVKTAVRFCYASTSELFGLVQEAPQTGPPSIRAASMQWLRACSRSSI